One part of the Corynebacterium aurimucosum ATCC 700975 genome encodes these proteins:
- a CDS encoding translation initiation factor IF-2 N-terminal domain-containing protein — translation MASKKKTEEARSESTLAAAVAGIDREALAPKTRLYALAKQVGVASKELVAQFAQMGIKKSAQSSLTPEEVGQLIDALVPATETPEPAAAEGNQVVAEDADQPEGSAEDKPTKTVKKKRAKRAVKRVSKAGKKAESKEQTEEPTPEESAAQPDGAGEFQEAAPAQDAEQAAQPEQLSEEEEKLRERVRKNVDNEISQIVDKVDAEMLHEALAEAGDSDEEDDDLTPLITPMAEEDPDVYDFAPVFMAPKITPLSKRQKPEEREEESEEDTAPVSQPCGRRRGSRGTSRGRGAEGRGSAREEVEHIEEPKAIKGSTRIEAQRRRRAELREKGRERQHIVSQAEFLARRESVERTMVVRDKQRTDGAGIITQVGVLEDDLLVEHFVTTETHPSQIGNIYLGRVQNVLPSMEAAFVDIGQGRNGVLYAGDIDWRALGIGGRSRKVENALKSGDQVLVQVAKDPIGHKGARLTTQISLAGRFLVYVPGGRSAGISRKLPAPERKRLKGILERVIPGDGGAIIRTAAENVSEEDIASDVNRLHSLWEDISARAAHEKATKGAKPVTLYEEPDLLIKVVRDLFNEDFSTLVVDGKRSYNTVSAYVDSMAHDLADRVVRYDAREHDGEDAFSAYRIDEQLQKALGRKVWLPSGGTLVIDRTEAMTVIDVNTGKFTGSGGNLEETVTRNNLEAAEEIVRQMRLRDIGGMIVVDFIDMVLPENQDLVLRRLKEALGRDRTRHQVSEVTSLGLVQMTRKRVGTGLIETFSTECEACHGRGIIIHEYPVDEDPEEENSKPQRRGRKERRAPQRDPKKHPAAVRMHRDDEDAAAEHETATEKETSRDDDSSLEELVANVVVVDEDEPETPDSASIGYAVAESLDAKRSKPKPKSKAKRSRKPRRATRTFREPQREETSEGSRAKHGKRDEHADAEKASPQRSEQTYEEAVEAFEKSPRRKRRTRGNSRSDIRPKREDFAQDETSAKDAQLATSKKEAKAERKGAEPGENTSVRATRSRGRRRVVRKMAQSQSTPASNDREQGSEAQRRESSAQTTASKARKGGRGRRRVTRRRSR, via the coding sequence ATGGCATCCAAGAAGAAAACAGAAGAAGCACGTAGTGAATCGACGTTGGCCGCAGCTGTAGCGGGGATTGACCGCGAGGCGCTCGCCCCCAAAACCCGCCTCTATGCCCTGGCTAAACAGGTGGGCGTGGCCTCCAAGGAACTGGTGGCTCAGTTCGCACAGATGGGAATTAAGAAGTCTGCGCAGTCCTCGCTGACCCCGGAAGAGGTGGGCCAGCTTATCGACGCCCTCGTACCCGCCACCGAAACCCCCGAGCCGGCCGCAGCCGAGGGCAACCAGGTCGTGGCCGAGGACGCCGACCAGCCGGAGGGTTCGGCAGAGGACAAGCCCACGAAGACCGTCAAGAAGAAGCGCGCGAAGCGCGCGGTCAAACGCGTGAGCAAGGCAGGCAAGAAGGCTGAGTCGAAGGAGCAGACAGAGGAACCCACACCGGAAGAGTCTGCTGCGCAACCGGACGGCGCGGGGGAGTTCCAGGAAGCCGCGCCGGCACAGGATGCTGAGCAGGCCGCGCAACCGGAGCAGCTGAGCGAGGAGGAAGAGAAGCTGCGCGAGCGCGTGCGTAAGAACGTTGATAACGAGATTTCGCAGATCGTCGACAAAGTCGATGCCGAAATGCTGCACGAGGCGCTCGCCGAGGCCGGTGATAGCGACGAGGAGGACGACGACCTTACCCCGCTGATCACCCCGATGGCGGAGGAAGACCCAGACGTGTACGACTTTGCGCCAGTCTTCATGGCGCCGAAGATCACGCCGCTGTCCAAGCGTCAGAAGCCAGAAGAGCGCGAGGAGGAATCCGAGGAGGATACAGCGCCGGTAAGCCAGCCGTGCGGTCGTCGGCGCGGCAGCCGCGGCACCTCCCGTGGCCGCGGAGCAGAAGGCCGTGGGTCCGCCCGTGAGGAAGTCGAGCACATCGAAGAACCGAAGGCGATTAAGGGCTCGACCCGCATCGAGGCACAGCGCCGTCGCCGCGCGGAGCTGCGGGAGAAAGGCCGGGAGCGCCAGCACATTGTCTCCCAAGCGGAGTTCCTGGCTCGCCGCGAATCCGTCGAGCGCACCATGGTGGTGCGCGATAAACAACGCACCGACGGCGCGGGCATCATCACGCAGGTCGGCGTGTTGGAGGATGACCTTTTGGTCGAACACTTCGTCACGACCGAAACGCACCCGTCCCAGATAGGCAATATCTACTTGGGCCGTGTGCAGAATGTCTTGCCTTCGATGGAGGCGGCCTTCGTGGATATCGGACAGGGCCGAAACGGTGTGTTGTACGCGGGCGACATCGACTGGCGGGCCTTGGGGATTGGTGGGCGCAGCCGCAAGGTAGAAAACGCCTTGAAGTCTGGTGATCAGGTTCTCGTCCAGGTGGCCAAGGACCCCATCGGTCATAAGGGCGCACGTTTGACCACCCAGATCTCCCTGGCCGGTCGCTTCCTGGTGTACGTTCCCGGCGGGCGCAGCGCGGGAATCTCCCGCAAGCTGCCGGCACCGGAGCGCAAGCGCCTCAAGGGCATTCTGGAGCGCGTCATCCCAGGGGATGGCGGCGCCATCATCCGCACGGCCGCGGAAAACGTGTCGGAGGAGGACATTGCCTCCGACGTCAACCGCCTGCACTCCCTGTGGGAGGACATCAGCGCCCGCGCCGCGCATGAAAAGGCAACGAAGGGTGCCAAGCCGGTTACCCTATATGAAGAGCCGGATCTGCTCATCAAAGTGGTGCGCGACCTCTTTAATGAGGACTTCAGCACCTTGGTGGTGGATGGTAAGCGTTCCTACAACACGGTCAGCGCCTACGTGGATTCCATGGCGCATGACTTGGCCGACCGCGTGGTGCGCTATGACGCGCGCGAGCACGATGGTGAGGATGCCTTTAGCGCCTACCGCATCGATGAGCAGCTGCAGAAGGCTCTCGGCCGCAAGGTCTGGCTGCCGTCGGGGGGAACGCTCGTTATTGACCGGACGGAGGCCATGACGGTCATTGACGTCAACACGGGCAAGTTCACCGGCTCCGGCGGCAACCTCGAGGAGACGGTGACCCGCAATAACCTCGAAGCAGCCGAGGAGATCGTGCGCCAGATGCGCCTGCGCGATATCGGCGGCATGATCGTCGTGGACTTCATCGACATGGTGCTGCCGGAAAACCAGGACCTTGTGCTGCGCCGCCTCAAGGAAGCGCTGGGACGCGACCGGACTCGTCACCAGGTTTCTGAGGTCACCTCACTGGGCTTGGTGCAGATGACGCGCAAGCGCGTGGGCACCGGCCTCATCGAGACTTTCTCCACCGAGTGCGAGGCCTGCCATGGCCGGGGCATCATCATTCACGAGTACCCGGTTGATGAGGACCCCGAGGAGGAGAACTCGAAGCCGCAGCGCCGCGGCCGTAAGGAACGCCGTGCACCGCAGCGCGATCCGAAGAAGCACCCGGCCGCCGTCCGTATGCACCGCGACGATGAGGACGCCGCCGCCGAGCACGAAACTGCCACAGAAAAGGAAACTTCGCGCGACGACGACTCCTCCTTGGAGGAGCTCGTGGCCAACGTGGTCGTCGTCGACGAGGACGAGCCGGAGACCCCGGATAGCGCTTCCATTGGCTATGCCGTAGCGGAAAGCCTGGACGCGAAACGCTCGAAGCCGAAGCCGAAGTCGAAGGCGAAGCGCTCGCGCAAGCCGCGCCGGGCAACGCGTACCTTCCGGGAGCCACAGCGCGAAGAGACGAGTGAGGGCTCGCGCGCGAAGCACGGCAAGCGCGATGAGCACGCCGATGCGGAAAAGGCATCCCCGCAGCGCTCGGAGCAGACCTATGAAGAGGCCGTCGAGGCTTTTGAGAAGTCACCGCGCCGCAAGCGCCGCACGCGCGGAAACTCCCGTTCGGATATTCGCCCGAAGCGTGAAGACTTCGCGCAGGACGAGACCTCAGCAAAGGACGCTCAACTAGCCACCTCTAAGAAGGAGGCCAAGGCTGAGCGCAAGGGTGCGGAGCCGGGCGAGAACACGAGCGTGCGCGCGACCCGCAGCCGCGGCCGCCGCCGAGTGGTGCGCAAGATGGCACAGAGCCAGTCCACCCCGGCGTCGAATGATCGCGAACAGGGGAGCGAGGCGCAGCGGCGAGAGTCTTCCGCACAGACCACAGCGTCGAAGGCACGAAAGGGCGGGCGCGGGAGGCGTCGTGTAACACGGCGCAGGTCGCGCTAG
- the obgE gene encoding GTPase ObgE has product MARFIDRVVLHLQAGDGGHGCASVHREKFKPLGGPDGGNGGHGGDILLEVSTQIHTLMDFHYRPHIKSERGGNGAGDWRNGARGKDLILEVPAGTVVYTEDGEMLADLTVPGTRFVAAEGGFGGLGNAALASAARKAPGFALQGEPGEARDLILELKSMADVGLVGFPSAGKSSLISVLSAAKPKIGDYPFTTLQPNLGVVDMGHESFTMADVPGLIPGAAEGKGLGLDFLRHIERTAVLAHVVDTASIEPGRDPLSDIEALETELAKYQELLEQDTGLGDLRERPRVIILNKADVPEAEELAEFVKGDLEEKYGWPVFTISAVARKGLDPLKYKLMEMVNEHRKAQPKVAADKNHTIIQPKSVGKKKGRFADFTVTPDPEVEGGFIVEGDKIDRWIRQTDFENDEAVGYLADRLAKAGVEEELHRQGAQEGCPVTIGDITFEYEPMAGGRATDAGRGQDGRLMSTERVSAAERKRASQARRGLVDEFDFGTDGEVTRESANRDRWQG; this is encoded by the coding sequence ATGGCACGATTCATTGACCGAGTGGTTTTGCACCTGCAGGCAGGCGACGGCGGACACGGCTGCGCCTCCGTTCACCGCGAAAAGTTCAAACCGCTCGGCGGGCCCGATGGCGGCAACGGCGGCCACGGCGGAGACATCCTGCTGGAGGTCTCAACCCAAATCCATACACTGATGGACTTCCACTACCGCCCGCACATCAAGTCCGAGCGCGGCGGCAACGGTGCTGGCGACTGGCGCAACGGTGCGCGCGGTAAGGACCTCATCCTGGAGGTACCGGCAGGCACCGTGGTCTACACCGAGGATGGGGAGATGCTCGCGGACCTCACGGTCCCGGGAACCCGCTTCGTGGCCGCGGAGGGTGGATTCGGCGGACTTGGCAACGCAGCACTGGCCTCCGCAGCCCGCAAGGCCCCGGGCTTTGCGCTGCAGGGAGAACCGGGTGAGGCGCGCGATCTCATCTTGGAGCTGAAGTCTATGGCGGACGTCGGCCTCGTCGGATTCCCCTCTGCGGGTAAGTCCTCGCTCATTTCGGTGCTCTCGGCGGCCAAGCCGAAGATCGGTGATTATCCTTTCACCACCCTCCAGCCCAACCTGGGCGTGGTGGACATGGGCCATGAGTCTTTCACCATGGCGGATGTTCCGGGCCTGATCCCAGGGGCCGCCGAGGGCAAGGGCTTGGGTCTCGACTTCTTGCGTCACATCGAGCGCACCGCGGTGCTCGCTCACGTGGTGGACACCGCCTCCATTGAGCCGGGCCGCGATCCGCTTTCCGATATCGAGGCGCTGGAGACCGAGCTGGCCAAGTACCAAGAGCTGCTGGAGCAGGACACCGGACTGGGTGATCTACGAGAGCGCCCGCGCGTCATCATTCTCAACAAGGCAGACGTTCCTGAGGCCGAAGAGTTGGCGGAGTTCGTCAAGGGTGACCTCGAGGAGAAGTATGGCTGGCCGGTCTTCACCATTTCCGCCGTCGCGCGCAAGGGCCTTGACCCACTCAAATACAAGCTCATGGAGATGGTCAACGAGCACCGCAAGGCCCAGCCTAAGGTCGCCGCGGACAAGAACCACACCATCATTCAGCCCAAGTCCGTGGGCAAGAAGAAGGGCAGGTTCGCCGACTTCACCGTCACCCCAGACCCCGAGGTGGAAGGCGGCTTCATTGTCGAGGGCGACAAGATCGACCGCTGGATCCGCCAGACCGACTTCGAAAACGACGAGGCCGTGGGCTACCTCGCGGACCGTTTGGCCAAGGCCGGCGTCGAAGAGGAACTGCACCGCCAAGGCGCGCAGGAAGGCTGCCCGGTGACCATCGGGGATATCACCTTCGAGTACGAACCTATGGCTGGTGGCCGCGCTACCGATGCTGGCCGCGGCCAGGATGGTCGCCTCATGAGCACCGAGCGAGTCTCCGCGGCCGAGCGCAAGCGCGCCTCCCAGGCACGCCGCGGCCTCGTGGACGAGTTCGACTTTGGCACAGATGGAGAGGTCACGCGCGAGTCCGCAAACCGCGATCGCTGGCAGGGCTAG
- a CDS encoding ArsR/SmtB family transcription factor, with amino-acid sequence MASSSTPETSAPGTECCSLSTGPLSDAEATHFSQQFKVLADPARLRLLSILCDEGCGPMSVTELTELTALSQPTVSHHLARLREAGLLSRQQRGRTVTHQVHKDAFMALRTLLSFD; translated from the coding sequence ATGGCTTCCTCTTCCACGCCCGAGACCAGCGCGCCCGGCACTGAGTGTTGCTCCTTAAGCACGGGGCCGCTCAGCGACGCCGAGGCGACGCATTTTTCGCAGCAATTCAAAGTGCTGGCAGACCCAGCCCGCCTGCGTCTTTTGTCCATCCTGTGCGATGAAGGCTGTGGGCCCATGAGCGTCACGGAACTCACCGAGCTCACTGCGCTGAGTCAGCCCACGGTCTCCCACCACCTAGCGCGCCTGCGGGAGGCCGGCTTGCTATCCAGACAGCAACGCGGCCGAACCGTCACCCATCAGGTGCACAAAGACGCCTTTATGGCATTGCGCACATTGCTCTCGTTCGAC
- the rpmA gene encoding 50S ribosomal protein L27, translating to MAHKKGASSSSNGRDSESKRLGVKRFGGQQVKAGEIIVRQRGTKFHPGENVGRGGDDTLFALAAGSVEFGVKRGRRLVNIVPAEEAAAEATA from the coding sequence ATGGCACACAAGAAGGGTGCTTCCAGCTCCAGCAACGGTCGCGATTCCGAGTCCAAGCGTCTCGGCGTCAAGCGCTTCGGTGGTCAGCAGGTTAAGGCCGGCGAGATCATCGTGCGTCAGCGCGGCACCAAGTTCCACCCGGGTGAGAACGTTGGTCGCGGCGGCGACGATACCCTGTTCGCTCTCGCTGCAGGCTCTGTTGAGTTCGGCGTCAAGCGTGGCCGTCGTCTGGTCAACATCGTTCCGGCTGAAGAGGCTGCTGCAGAAGCTACTGCCTAA
- the rplU gene encoding 50S ribosomal protein L21 produces MYAIVKTGGKQYKVAEGDLVKVEKIEGEPGSSVALTPVLLVDGATVKSKAADLEKVSVSAEIVEQGKGPKIDILKYKNKTGYKRRLGHRQPVTTLKITGIK; encoded by the coding sequence ATGTACGCGATCGTCAAGACCGGCGGAAAGCAGTACAAGGTTGCTGAAGGTGACCTCGTCAAGGTCGAGAAGATCGAGGGTGAGCCGGGTTCCTCCGTTGCTCTCACCCCGGTTCTGCTCGTCGATGGCGCAACCGTCAAGTCGAAGGCCGCAGACCTGGAGAAGGTCTCCGTCTCCGCTGAAATTGTCGAGCAGGGCAAGGGCCCGAAGATCGACATCCTCAAGTACAAGAACAAGACTGGTTACAAGCGTCGCCTCGGTCACCGTCAGCCGGTGACCACGCTGAAGATTACCGGTATCAAGTAA
- the arsB gene encoding ACR3 family arsenite efflux transporter, with protein MAVPQRPTLSFLDRFLPVWIILAMAAGLLIGHFIPGIGQALGTVEVGGISIPIAIGLLVMMYPPLAKVRYEKTKEIATDGRLMAVSLVLNWLVGPAFMFTLAWLFLADQPELRTGLIIVGLARCIAMVLEWSDLSCADREATAVLVALNSIFQVAMFGVLGWFYLRVLPGWLGLDTTSADFSFWAIVKSVLVFLGIPFLLGALSRVWGEKAKGREWFENRFLPAVSPLAMIGLLYTIVLLFSLQGEHIVEQPATVVRVAVPLVIYFVAMFVLSLGVAKAVGMNYAQSASVAFTAAGNNFELAIAVSIGTFGAMSAQALAGTIGPLVEIPVLVGLVYFMLWIGPKLFPGDDILPH; from the coding sequence ATGGCCGTGCCGCAGCGCCCGACGTTGTCTTTTCTTGACCGATTTTTACCCGTGTGGATCATTCTGGCGATGGCTGCCGGACTGCTCATTGGCCACTTCATTCCCGGGATTGGCCAAGCCTTGGGCACCGTTGAAGTGGGCGGGATTTCCATCCCGATCGCCATTGGTCTCCTCGTCATGATGTACCCACCCTTGGCCAAGGTTCGCTACGAGAAGACCAAGGAAATTGCCACGGATGGCCGCCTCATGGCGGTATCGCTCGTCCTCAACTGGCTGGTGGGGCCGGCGTTTATGTTTACCCTGGCGTGGCTGTTCTTGGCGGACCAGCCGGAGCTGCGCACCGGCCTCATCATTGTGGGACTCGCGCGCTGTATTGCCATGGTGCTTGAGTGGTCGGACCTCTCGTGCGCTGACCGCGAGGCAACGGCTGTGCTTGTCGCCCTGAACTCCATCTTCCAGGTCGCTATGTTTGGTGTTCTGGGCTGGTTCTACCTTCGCGTCCTCCCCGGATGGCTGGGCCTGGACACGACGAGCGCTGACTTTTCCTTCTGGGCCATTGTTAAGTCCGTACTTGTCTTCTTGGGCATACCGTTCCTGTTGGGTGCGCTGTCTCGCGTGTGGGGCGAAAAGGCAAAAGGACGGGAATGGTTTGAGAACCGCTTCCTCCCAGCCGTATCGCCCCTGGCCATGATTGGTCTGCTGTACACAATTGTGTTGCTCTTTTCCCTGCAGGGCGAGCACATTGTGGAGCAGCCCGCAACGGTAGTGCGCGTGGCCGTGCCGTTGGTTATCTACTTCGTGGCCATGTTTGTGCTGTCGCTGGGGGTGGCAAAGGCCGTTGGCATGAATTACGCGCAGTCTGCCAGTGTGGCGTTTACTGCAGCAGGAAATAACTTTGAGCTTGCTATTGCAGTATCTATCGGCACCTTCGGAGCGATGTCTGCTCAAGCCCTTGCCGGAACGATTGGTCCCCTTGTTGAGATTCCAGTCCTCGTTGGTCTGGTCTATTTCATGCTGTGGATTGGCCCGAAACTCTTCCCAGGAGATGACATTCTTCCGCACTAG